A genomic stretch from Pomacea canaliculata isolate SZHN2017 linkage group LG2, ASM307304v1, whole genome shotgun sequence includes:
- the LOC112556820 gene encoding LOW QUALITY PROTEIN: 60S ribosome subunit biogenesis protein NIP7 homolog (The sequence of the model RefSeq protein was modified relative to this genomic sequence to represent the inferred CDS: deleted 1 base in 1 codon), translated as MRPLTEEETTLFFEKLSKYIGDNIRLLIDRQDGAYCFRLHKERIYYVNEELMRKACTVAKENLLSFGTCFGKFTKSRKFRLHVTALDYLAPYAKYKVWLKPSAEQQFLYGCHVMKSGLGRITEGTAKYQGVVVYSMSDVPLGFGVAAKSTQECRHADPTTIVTFHQADVGEYIRNEESLI; from the exons ATGAGGCCCCTAACAGAGGAGGAAACTACATTGTTTTTTGAGAAGCTGTCTAAATA TATTGGTGATAACATCAGACTCTTGATTGATCGACAAGATGGAGCATACTGTTTTCGCCTtcataaagaaagaatttactATGTCAA TGAGGAACTAATGAGAAAAGCTTGTACCGTGGCAAAAGAAAATCTGCTCTCGTTTGGAACATGC TTTGGCAAGTTCACAAAATCCCGGAAGTTCAGACTTCATGTCACAGCTTTGGATTACCTAGCCCCATATGCAAAG TACAAGGTTTGGCTAAAGCCATCTGCTGAACAGCAATTTCTGTATGGGTGTCATGTGATGAAAAGCGGACTCGGACGGATTACTGAGGGAACAGCAAAATACCAGGGAGTTGTAGTCTACAGCATGAGTGATGTGCCATTG GGTTTTGGTGTTGCTGCCAAGTCAACTCAAGAATGCAGACATGCAGACCCAACGACAATAGTCACATTTCATCAAGCAGACGTTGGAGAATATATTCGCAATGAAGAGTCACTGATATAA
- the LOC112556819 gene encoding DDB1- and CUL4-associated factor 17-like isoform X3, translating into MALICNLFIVSHCPGSLTDIASEETHGSQMMAVTSNNKLLIVDLVSGRCLKEVQVLGSRYTRLKSINWAEHEEKVVLSTTRCQKQMDELGSRAAVMDTLKILAVFNTMPLEFECMFEVKKRVFGSDTVDAIMSQGHLITMHQSRLVRMYDLQDLLPKAKPVKLFDSAYSPGTFHGQAPTPLPINLVISELPPCLFEVACSEHNVQIGGFPWHYLISPPGRAGTFNVYSVDTGSLAKNGHLDSNNDCLEMDRASFHGDESGRIIHISAENVSVYYLKHDSSLNCNALMQAFIIRLQDQKPSLMCPTTASGRKIKRRFTADEIFGSDICLTIHEVDYEDELDVMVICSTIHQSDSLCGKVGFYDNATGHHLTSFNLDEPWCDYMEHSINMDLDTIVHLVKSTQGKFACQVYRLAEAIADDDLIKVMVQKKGQVKGRGRMGKNHKLELPAAEDSNSCCEDGDHINKEEVCYCFILNACSYH; encoded by the exons ATGGCCTTGATTTGCAACCTGTTCATCGTTTCACATTGCCCCGGCAGCCTG ACAGACATTGCCTCAGAAGAAACACATGGTTCACAAATGATGGCTGTGACATCAAACAATAAATTACTCATTGTGGATCTTGTTTCTGGTCGTTGCCTGAAGGAAGTACAAGTTCTAGGGTCAAGATATACTCGTCTAAA GAGTATAAATTGGGCAGAGCACGAAGAAAAAGTTGTTCTGTCCACAACACGTTGTCAAAAGCAAATGGATGAACTGGGCTCAAGAGCAGCTGTCATGGATACTTTGAAAATATTGGCTGTGTTCAACACTATGCCACTAGAATTTGAATGcatgtttgaagtgaaaaaACGG GTATTTGGTTCTGATACAGTGGATGCTATCATGTCCCAAGGCCATCTTATAACTATGCACCAATCACGCCTTGTTCGAATGTACGACTTGCAGGATCTTCTACCTaaa GCCAAGCCGGTGAAGTTGTTTGACTCAGCATATAGTCCTGGAACTTTCCATGGTCAGGCACCCACTCCTCTGCCCATCAATCTTGTTATTTCAG AACTGCCTCCTTGCCTTTTTGAAGTGGCCTGTTCGGAGCACAATGTACAGATAGGAGGATTTCCCTGGCATTATCTCATTTCCCCTCCAGGAAGGGCTGGTACCTTTAATGTGTACTCAGTGGACACTGGTTCCTTG GCAAAAAATGGACATCTGGATTCTAACAATGATTGTCTTGAAATGGACAGAGCTTCCTTTCATGGGGATGAATCTGGCCGAATTATTCACATTAGTGCTGAAAACGTCAG TGTGTACTACCTGAAACATGACAGCAGCCTTAATTGTAATGCCTTAATGCAAGCTTTCATCATCAGACTCCAGGATCAAAAGCCCTCACTCATG TGTCCAACAACAGCCTCTGGCCGGAAGATTAAGCGACGTTTCACAGCAGATGAAATATTTGGAAGCGATATCTGCCTA ACAATTCATGAGGTAGATTATGAAGATGAACTAGATGTTATGGTGATATGTTCCACCATCCACCAGTCTGATTCACTGTGTGGCAAAGTAGGATTTTATGACAATGCCACAGGCCATCATTTAACATCCTTCAATTTGGATGAACCATGGTGTGAT TACATGGAACACAGCATAAACATGGATTTGGATACTATTGTCCACTTGGTAAAATCTACACAGGGGAAGTTTGCATGTCAGGTTTATCGTTTAGCAGAAGCCATTGCAGATGATGACCTCATAAAAGTGATGGTCCAAAAAAAGGGTCAGGTAAAGGGAAGAGGCAGAATGGGAAAGAACCACAAACTAGAGCTTCCCGCAGCAGAAGACAGCAATTCTTGCTGTGAAGACGGTGACCACATAAATAAAGAGGAAGtttgttactgttttattttgaatgcgTGCAGCTATCATTGA
- the LOC112556819 gene encoding DDB1- and CUL4-associated factor 17-like isoform X2, giving the protein MQVPPFSWKTTLSALVDMALICNLFIVSHCPGSLTDIASEETHGSQMMAVTSNNKLLIVDLVSGRCLKEVQVLGSRYTRLKSINWAEHEEKVVLSTTRCQKQMDELGSRAAVMDTLKILAVFNTMPLEFECMFEVKKRVFGSDTVDAIMSQGHLITMHQSRLVRMYDLQDLLPKAKPVKLFDSAYSPGTFHGQAPTPLPINLVISELPPCLFEVACSEHNVQIGGFPWHYLISPPGRAGTFNVYSVDTGSLAKNGHLDSNNDCLEMDRASFHGDESGRIIHISAENVSVYYLKHDSSLNCNALMQAFIIRLQDQKPSLMCPTTASGRKIKRRFTADEIFGSDICLTIHEVDYEDELDVMVICSTIHQSDSLCGKVGFYDNATGHHLTSFNLDEPWCDYMEHSINMDLDTIVHLVKSTQGKFACQVYRLAEAIADDDLIKVMVQKKGQVKGRGRMGKNHKLELPAAEDSNSCCEDGDHINKEEVCYCFILNACSYH; this is encoded by the exons TTCCTCCATTTTCTTGGAAAACTACACTAAGTGCTTTAGTGG ATATGGCCTTGATTTGCAACCTGTTCATCGTTTCACATTGCCCCGGCAGCCTG ACAGACATTGCCTCAGAAGAAACACATGGTTCACAAATGATGGCTGTGACATCAAACAATAAATTACTCATTGTGGATCTTGTTTCTGGTCGTTGCCTGAAGGAAGTACAAGTTCTAGGGTCAAGATATACTCGTCTAAA GAGTATAAATTGGGCAGAGCACGAAGAAAAAGTTGTTCTGTCCACAACACGTTGTCAAAAGCAAATGGATGAACTGGGCTCAAGAGCAGCTGTCATGGATACTTTGAAAATATTGGCTGTGTTCAACACTATGCCACTAGAATTTGAATGcatgtttgaagtgaaaaaACGG GTATTTGGTTCTGATACAGTGGATGCTATCATGTCCCAAGGCCATCTTATAACTATGCACCAATCACGCCTTGTTCGAATGTACGACTTGCAGGATCTTCTACCTaaa GCCAAGCCGGTGAAGTTGTTTGACTCAGCATATAGTCCTGGAACTTTCCATGGTCAGGCACCCACTCCTCTGCCCATCAATCTTGTTATTTCAG AACTGCCTCCTTGCCTTTTTGAAGTGGCCTGTTCGGAGCACAATGTACAGATAGGAGGATTTCCCTGGCATTATCTCATTTCCCCTCCAGGAAGGGCTGGTACCTTTAATGTGTACTCAGTGGACACTGGTTCCTTG GCAAAAAATGGACATCTGGATTCTAACAATGATTGTCTTGAAATGGACAGAGCTTCCTTTCATGGGGATGAATCTGGCCGAATTATTCACATTAGTGCTGAAAACGTCAG TGTGTACTACCTGAAACATGACAGCAGCCTTAATTGTAATGCCTTAATGCAAGCTTTCATCATCAGACTCCAGGATCAAAAGCCCTCACTCATG TGTCCAACAACAGCCTCTGGCCGGAAGATTAAGCGACGTTTCACAGCAGATGAAATATTTGGAAGCGATATCTGCCTA ACAATTCATGAGGTAGATTATGAAGATGAACTAGATGTTATGGTGATATGTTCCACCATCCACCAGTCTGATTCACTGTGTGGCAAAGTAGGATTTTATGACAATGCCACAGGCCATCATTTAACATCCTTCAATTTGGATGAACCATGGTGTGAT TACATGGAACACAGCATAAACATGGATTTGGATACTATTGTCCACTTGGTAAAATCTACACAGGGGAAGTTTGCATGTCAGGTTTATCGTTTAGCAGAAGCCATTGCAGATGATGACCTCATAAAAGTGATGGTCCAAAAAAAGGGTCAGGTAAAGGGAAGAGGCAGAATGGGAAAGAACCACAAACTAGAGCTTCCCGCAGCAGAAGACAGCAATTCTTGCTGTGAAGACGGTGACCACATAAATAAAGAGGAAGtttgttactgttttattttgaatgcgTGCAGCTATCATTGA
- the LOC112556819 gene encoding DDB1- and CUL4-associated factor 17-like isoform X1 has product MKSHNLSNQNVLSTLISREYYHKDNLRKNLRVLKLLICKGNYRFKKVWEKHSHQQIFCESSSIFLENYTKCFSGYGLDLQPVHRFTLPRQPGTHKIVDAILSYPRPTDIASEETHGSQMMAVTSNNKLLIVDLVSGRCLKEVQVLGSRYTRLKSINWAEHEEKVVLSTTRCQKQMDELGSRAAVMDTLKILAVFNTMPLEFECMFEVKKRVFGSDTVDAIMSQGHLITMHQSRLVRMYDLQDLLPKAKPVKLFDSAYSPGTFHGQAPTPLPINLVISELPPCLFEVACSEHNVQIGGFPWHYLISPPGRAGTFNVYSVDTGSLAKNGHLDSNNDCLEMDRASFHGDESGRIIHISAENVSVYYLKHDSSLNCNALMQAFIIRLQDQKPSLMCPTTASGRKIKRRFTADEIFGSDICLTIHEVDYEDELDVMVICSTIHQSDSLCGKVGFYDNATGHHLTSFNLDEPWCDYMEHSINMDLDTIVHLVKSTQGKFACQVYRLAEAIADDDLIKVMVQKKGQVKGRGRMGKNHKLELPAAEDSNSCCEDGDHINKEEVCYCFILNACSYH; this is encoded by the exons GGAAATTATAGGTTCAAGAAAGTATGGGAAAAGCATTCACATCAACAAATTTTTTGTGAAAG TTCCTCCATTTTCTTGGAAAACTACACTAAGTGCTTTAGTGG ATATGGCCTTGATTTGCAACCTGTTCATCGTTTCACATTGCCCCGGCAGCCTGGTACACACAAGATTGTTGATGCAATTCTTAGTTATCCCAGACCA ACAGACATTGCCTCAGAAGAAACACATGGTTCACAAATGATGGCTGTGACATCAAACAATAAATTACTCATTGTGGATCTTGTTTCTGGTCGTTGCCTGAAGGAAGTACAAGTTCTAGGGTCAAGATATACTCGTCTAAA GAGTATAAATTGGGCAGAGCACGAAGAAAAAGTTGTTCTGTCCACAACACGTTGTCAAAAGCAAATGGATGAACTGGGCTCAAGAGCAGCTGTCATGGATACTTTGAAAATATTGGCTGTGTTCAACACTATGCCACTAGAATTTGAATGcatgtttgaagtgaaaaaACGG GTATTTGGTTCTGATACAGTGGATGCTATCATGTCCCAAGGCCATCTTATAACTATGCACCAATCACGCCTTGTTCGAATGTACGACTTGCAGGATCTTCTACCTaaa GCCAAGCCGGTGAAGTTGTTTGACTCAGCATATAGTCCTGGAACTTTCCATGGTCAGGCACCCACTCCTCTGCCCATCAATCTTGTTATTTCAG AACTGCCTCCTTGCCTTTTTGAAGTGGCCTGTTCGGAGCACAATGTACAGATAGGAGGATTTCCCTGGCATTATCTCATTTCCCCTCCAGGAAGGGCTGGTACCTTTAATGTGTACTCAGTGGACACTGGTTCCTTG GCAAAAAATGGACATCTGGATTCTAACAATGATTGTCTTGAAATGGACAGAGCTTCCTTTCATGGGGATGAATCTGGCCGAATTATTCACATTAGTGCTGAAAACGTCAG TGTGTACTACCTGAAACATGACAGCAGCCTTAATTGTAATGCCTTAATGCAAGCTTTCATCATCAGACTCCAGGATCAAAAGCCCTCACTCATG TGTCCAACAACAGCCTCTGGCCGGAAGATTAAGCGACGTTTCACAGCAGATGAAATATTTGGAAGCGATATCTGCCTA ACAATTCATGAGGTAGATTATGAAGATGAACTAGATGTTATGGTGATATGTTCCACCATCCACCAGTCTGATTCACTGTGTGGCAAAGTAGGATTTTATGACAATGCCACAGGCCATCATTTAACATCCTTCAATTTGGATGAACCATGGTGTGAT TACATGGAACACAGCATAAACATGGATTTGGATACTATTGTCCACTTGGTAAAATCTACACAGGGGAAGTTTGCATGTCAGGTTTATCGTTTAGCAGAAGCCATTGCAGATGATGACCTCATAAAAGTGATGGTCCAAAAAAAGGGTCAGGTAAAGGGAAGAGGCAGAATGGGAAAGAACCACAAACTAGAGCTTCCCGCAGCAGAAGACAGCAATTCTTGCTGTGAAGACGGTGACCACATAAATAAAGAGGAAGtttgttactgttttattttgaatgcgTGCAGCTATCATTGA